One window of Dysidea avara chromosome 11, odDysAvar1.4, whole genome shotgun sequence genomic DNA carries:
- the LOC136238915 gene encoding sodium/bile acid cotransporter 7-A-like isoform X2: MTGGADDKEERTARCHLAANMLQRIKKNWFLLGVVCVITWAKLWPWLGAKGGPLKPEVTVKYISVMAIFLTSGMSMRTEDLTQAMMNIRMYLFVQSYTLILVPCLVSLLVESLRLMSLVNPLFLQGLLVVGCMPPPVSSAVILTKAVGGNDAAAVFNSALGSFLGIMVTPILLLYLRNVPYYNGKFCKSSRLQTWQQEARQE; encoded by the exons ATGACAGGTGGTGCAGATGACAAGGAAGAGCGCACAGCACGATGTCATTTGGCTGCTAATATGTTACAAAGGATTAAAAAGAATTGGTTTTTACTTGGCGTAGTGTGTGTAATCACGTGGGCTAAGTTATGGCCTTGGCTTGGAGCTAAAGGAG GTCCATTAAAGCCAGAGGTGACGGTAAAGTACATTTCAGTGATGGCAATATTCCTAACCAGTGGAATGTCAATGAGAACAGAG GACCTCACTCAAGCTATGATGAATATCAGGATGTACCTGTTTGTCCAGTCATATACGCTAATCCTGGTTCCCTGCCTGGTCTCCCTACTGGTAGAGTCACTACGACTAATGTCCCTGGTCAACCCACTATTCTTACAAGG ATTACTGGTTGTCGGGTGTATGCCTCCTCCTGTCTCATCTGCCGTCATCTTGACAAAGGCAGTAGGAGGAAATGAT GCTGCAGCAGTGTTCAACTCAGCTCTGGGGAGTTTTTTA GGGATAATGGTTACTCCTATACTATTACTATACCTG CGGAATGTGCCATACTATAACGGAAAATTCTGTAAATCGTCCCGACTACAGACATGGCAACAAGAAGCTCgacaagaataa
- the LOC136238907 gene encoding protein NLRC5-like, whose amino-acid sequence MGNINSSTSQGLHQFKNVNKVSTTPTLLELQRHVTPQYAADWREVGVELGLTDAKLRAIRKDNPQSVKDCCNEMFSEWLRVDTTASWEKLFTAIESPALSGDPVRGQVEPKLNTDKLTITDPVKEVSILSQRVAMINSHVQDSVDEDTWPPDQPKDYTPLVLIQHQEQRTKEQDKEMAKLTQTGDIDSIASGQLAPKHHRKLDSHETLQHVLNTSTVTKQVTEILTPLEESDGKRFVLIEGAPGIGKSVLLKHIACQWGKTLFLTLFKIVLLVCLRDPNIWQVTSISDLLCLFCEGDSKAKEISTACSDYLFANGGKDITFLFDGYDEFPAELQKSSLIAKILNRKLLPLCGIVVSSRPHASVSLRERASLKVDILGFAELEREQFIKQALKKQPHKTKHLTQYLQHHVTINSLCFVPFNMVVLLFLHKNGFPLPSNSTELYKYFICLTICRHLAKSGHPLPDTITDLTTLPEPYKKIVKQLAKLSLEALNNNKLVFTSEHIRAACPDMVDTPGGTNGFGLLQAVQHFSLTGKTTTFNFLHLTIQEYLAANYIITDLRQDEEFRLLREQFWSDLHANMFFIYVTLTKGQRYSFKQFLSGGDDKIAISSKFLNNQLKCLRLYRCFKEAGDDRMCKSIEEAEIFNNREINLGGTSLSATDLECVSLFLTSSSHKQWAKLDLWVCYIQDRGLHTIHKYLKNCDVIINNLWLNNNGLTSSSSSFISDIVLSCKVELLGISGNHIIGESEELYTMLTHPSSMLTRLYMSNTSLSSIAARTLFPVVKDTNKLKVLYISNNAITDDVAEDIATSLATNKSLVKLWMRGNPISGEAMTRILQALRGNNTIQELYVPSYPPAIKDMIRSIEEEINTKRRSQGIQEKLTVEFI is encoded by the exons ATGGGTAATATTAATTCTTCTACTTCTCAAGGACTGCACCAGtttaaaaatgttaacaaaG TGTCCACCACTCCAACACTGCTGGAGCTCCAGCGACATGTCACACCACAATATGCTGCAGACTGGAGGGAGGTAGGAGTAGAACTGGGTCTGACTGATGCTAAACTGAGAGCCATCAGAAAGGACAACCCACAGAGCGTCAAGGACTGTTGTAATGAAATGTTCTCAGAGTGGTTGAGGGTGGACACGACTGCTTCATGGGAGAAATTGTTCACTGCCATTGAGTCACCAGCATTGTCTGGTGATCCAGTTAGAG GTCAAGTTGAGCCCAAACTCAACACGGACAAGTTGACTATCACTGATCCAGTCAAAG AAGTCTCCATCCTATCCCAGAGGGTGGCCATGATTAATTCACATGTAcaagacagtgttgatgaagaCACATGGCCACCAGATCAACCGAAGGATTATACACCACTAGTTCTCATCCAGCATCAAGAGCAGCGTACTAAAGAACAAGATAAGGAAATGGCCAAGCTAACCCAAACAGGTGACATTGACTCAATAGCTAGTGGTCAGTTAGCTCCCAAACACCATCGTAAGCTAGACAGCCACGAGACATTACAACATGTCCTCAATACCAGCACTGTAACTAAACAAGTTACAGAAATCCTAACCCCATTGGAGGAGAGTGATGGGAAAAGATTTGTACTAATCGAAGGTGCACCTGGCATAGGCAAATCTGTTTTATTGAAACACATTGCATGTCAATGGGGAAAGACACTATTTTTAACATTGTTTAAAATAGTGTTGCTGGTTTGTCTGCGTGATCCCAACATTTGGCAGGTCACATCAATCAGTGATCTTCTTTGTCTTTTCTGTGAAGGAGACAGCAAAGCTAAGGAAATTTCAACAGCTTGTAGTGATTATCTTTTTGCAAATGGTGGGAAAgacatcacatttctttttgaCGGTTACGATGAATTTCCAGCAGAACTACAAAAAAGTAGTCTAATTGCTAAAATTTTAAATCGTAAATTGTTACCCCTTTGTGGTATAGTAGTGTCATCTCGTCCACATGCCTCAGTGAGTCTTCGTGAACGAGCATCTCTCAAGGTAGACATCTTGGGCTTTGCTGAACTAGAGAGAGAACAGTTTATAAAACAGGCACTCAAGAAACAGCCACACAAAACCAAACATCTCACCCAATATCTTCAGCATCATGTCACCATCAATAGCCTGTGTTTTGTTCCATTTAACATGGTTGTCCTTTTGTTCTTACATAAAAATGGTTTTCCCCTCCCTAGCAATTCCACAgaattatacaaatatttcatctgTCTCACCATCTGCCGACATCTTGCCAAGTCTGGTCATCCTCTACCCGACACCATCACTGATCTCACAACCCTGCCGGAGCCCTACAAGAAGATAGTTAAGCAACTAGCCAAACTCTCACTTGAGGCCCTTAACAATAACAAACTGGTATTTACGTCTGAACACATTCGAGCAGCTTGTCCAGACATGGTAGATACCCCTGGGGGGACTAATGGCTTTGGGCTATTACAAGCTGTACAACATTTTAGCCTTACAGGGAAAACAACGACATTTAACTTCCTCCACCTCACTATTCAGGAATACCTAGCGGCTAACTATATTATAACTGACCTTCGACAAGACGAAGAGTTTCGTCTCCTTCGCGAACAATTCTGGAGCGATCTTCACGCGAACATGTTCTTCATTTACGTCACACTCACGAAGGGACAACGATATTCTTTTAAACAATTCCTGTCTGGTGGAGACGATAAGATCGCCATTTCCAGCAAATTCCTTAACAATCAGTTAAAATGTCTTCGCCTGTATCGATGCTTCAAGGAGGCTGGAGATGACAGGATGTGTAAATCCATCGAAGAGGCAGAAATCTTCAATAACAGAGAAATCAATCTTGGCGGCACTAGCCTATCAGCTACTGATCTCGAGTGTGTGTCACTCTTCCTCACCTCCTCTTCCCACAAGCAGTGGGCGAAGCTCGACTTGTGGGTCTGCTATATCCAAGATCGCGGCCTTCACACCATCCACAAGTACCTCAAGAACTGTGACGTCATCATCAACAACTTGTGGTTGAACAATAATGGCCTCACCAGCTCATCCTCCTCCTTCATCAGTGACATTGTCCTCAGCTGCAAAGTAGAACTGTTGGGGATTAGTGGTAACCACATAATTGGGGAGAGTGAAGAGCTCTACACCATGTTGACCCATCCCTCCTCTATGCTAACAAGACTGTACATGAGCAatacctcattatcctccattGCAGCAAGAACACTATTCCCTGTAGTGAAGGATACTAACAAGTTGAAGGTGCTCTACATTAGCAACAACGCCATTACTGATGATGTGGCTGAGGACATTGCTACATCgttagctaccaacaagtcactaGTGAAGCTGTGGATGAGGGGCAACCCCATTAGTGGGGAAGCCATGACAAGGATACTACAAGCCCTGAGGggcaataatacaatacaagaGCTATATGTTCCCAGTTACCCTCCAGCAATTAAGGACATGAttagatcaatagaagaagaaATCAACACAAAGAGAAGAAGTCAAGGAATACAAGAGAAGCTAACAGTTGAGTTCATCTAA
- the LOC136238915 gene encoding sodium/bile acid cotransporter 7-A-like isoform X3 — protein sequence MTGGADDKEERTARCHLAANMLQRIKKNWFLLGVVCVITWAKLWPWLGAKGGPLKPEVTVKYISVMAIFLTSGMSMRTEDLTQAMMNIRMYLFVQSYTLILVPCLVSLLVESLRLMSLVNPLFLQGLLVVGCMPPPVSSAVILTKAVGGNDVCCSSVQLSSGEFFRDNGYSYTITIPDKKNWNT from the exons ATGACAGGTGGTGCAGATGACAAGGAAGAGCGCACAGCACGATGTCATTTGGCTGCTAATATGTTACAAAGGATTAAAAAGAATTGGTTTTTACTTGGCGTAGTGTGTGTAATCACGTGGGCTAAGTTATGGCCTTGGCTTGGAGCTAAAGGAG GTCCATTAAAGCCAGAGGTGACGGTAAAGTACATTTCAGTGATGGCAATATTCCTAACCAGTGGAATGTCAATGAGAACAGAG GACCTCACTCAAGCTATGATGAATATCAGGATGTACCTGTTTGTCCAGTCATATACGCTAATCCTGGTTCCCTGCCTGGTCTCCCTACTGGTAGAGTCACTACGACTAATGTCCCTGGTCAACCCACTATTCTTACAAGG ATTACTGGTTGTCGGGTGTATGCCTCCTCCTGTCTCATCTGCCGTCATCTTGACAAAGGCAGTAGGAGGAAATGATGTAT GCTGCAGCAGTGTTCAACTCAGCTCTGGGGAGTTTTTTA GGGATAATGGTTACTCCTATACTATTACTATACCTG ACAAGAAGAACTGGAACACTTAG
- the LOC136238915 gene encoding sodium/bile acid cotransporter 7-A-like isoform X1: MTGGADDKEERTARCHLAANMLQRIKKNWFLLGVVCVITWAKLWPWLGAKGGPLKPEVTVKYISVMAIFLTSGMSMRTEDLTQAMMNIRMYLFVQSYTLILVPCLVSLLVESLRLMSLVNPLFLQGLLVVGCMPPPVSSAVILTKAVGGNDAAAVFNSALGSFLGIMVTPILLLYLTRRTGTLSREVCLQVITKRELVGRHDTNT, encoded by the exons ATGACAGGTGGTGCAGATGACAAGGAAGAGCGCACAGCACGATGTCATTTGGCTGCTAATATGTTACAAAGGATTAAAAAGAATTGGTTTTTACTTGGCGTAGTGTGTGTAATCACGTGGGCTAAGTTATGGCCTTGGCTTGGAGCTAAAGGAG GTCCATTAAAGCCAGAGGTGACGGTAAAGTACATTTCAGTGATGGCAATATTCCTAACCAGTGGAATGTCAATGAGAACAGAG GACCTCACTCAAGCTATGATGAATATCAGGATGTACCTGTTTGTCCAGTCATATACGCTAATCCTGGTTCCCTGCCTGGTCTCCCTACTGGTAGAGTCACTACGACTAATGTCCCTGGTCAACCCACTATTCTTACAAGG ATTACTGGTTGTCGGGTGTATGCCTCCTCCTGTCTCATCTGCCGTCATCTTGACAAAGGCAGTAGGAGGAAATGAT GCTGCAGCAGTGTTCAACTCAGCTCTGGGGAGTTTTTTA GGGATAATGGTTACTCCTATACTATTACTATACCTG ACAAGAAGAACTGGAACACTTAGCAGAGAAGTTTGCCTACAAGTCATCACTAAGAGAGAACTGGTTGGAAGACATGACACAAATACTTGA